In Lactuca sativa cultivar Salinas chromosome 5, Lsat_Salinas_v11, whole genome shotgun sequence, the DNA window ccctggttagtttccggactttggtccgatgcagtttttggacttcggtctgatgcagagggcaaggccctggtcagttttcggacttcggtccgatgcagttttcggatttcgatctgatgcagtgggcaagacccagtatgtgctttatatgttattgtatggtatgtggtagtttatttatttatatttacttTTATGATTTAAAAAGCTTTTGATACatttgactttttatttaaatatattcatTGATGTTTTTTTAACGTTTTGTTCGTTTACATTATATAACGATTCTTTTATGTTAGTGTTTGTTCTTTTATTCAACTTTATTCAGTTTTATGTGTTTTTCGTTCATATCATTCGTTCATATGTCAATGTTTTTTAATTTATTgcctaaataattatattttttcgtATGACTATTTCTAAAAAAAACTAGGTAAACATATATAAAGAACTATAGAAATCTTATCTCTTATGTTGATGTTTTGAAAGAACTATAGAAATCTTATTACTTCATGGTAATTTCTAACCACCAAAGTACTCTGATTAGTACTACTTCGCTAACTTCACTTTGCTCATCCTTATTTCTAATGTTGCTCATATAAAGAACTATAGAATTCTTATCTCTAATGTTGATGTTTTGAAACACTATAGAGTTTGAAAAAATGATAAGAGCAAAAATGTGACCACATTTGACTGGAAGGTGAGTTTTTTACTTTTCACTATTACATCTTCTGGTTTTGATTCTACTGGTATGTGAAATTTGTGGATGTTTTTAACACCATCTTTTCATTTAATCAACTCTTTTTTTACTTCTATTTATGTATTATTTTAGCATCAAACTTTAATTTATGTCTTTgcattttcttttttcatttttcatttttttagtgTATAATGTGTGTAATTAGCTAAAACAGAAAAAAGTAGGGAAAACTGCTCTAAAATCGTATGTATTTTACCTTAATACCTAAAtaaaccattatatatatatattttatgtccATTTTAACCATTATTATTTCTCACCTTTATTGTTTTAATAAATCTAACCGGTCATCCTTAAAGAACCGGTAACAAAAATGTTTTGCATCTAATTCTCCTGCTTCATATATTACGATCtccttcctcttcttcttttaCGTTCGTTTTCAACCTTAAATAACTGAGCTCTCCTATGATCAGCACTCGAACATCGCTTAACATTCTTAAGACCGTTGTCCGCTTCTGGTGCTTGTGGTGAGGTTCTATTCCTTATGACATTTATTGTTTGTTTAAAGAAATCGAACCTTAATCTCTCTAAAACACTTGTACTCGCTACTTCCATGGCCATTTCGAGCagcaaaattgcatgtgtttggACATCAACGATCAGTCATCTCCTATCATGTTGTCAAAACCTAAAACCCGTTGTAAAGAATCAATTAAATCATGATCTTCTTTGGCGATATGCTTTTTCTCAGGATAGTTAGACAAGAAAGATGAAGAATTTTGAGCACCTGGCCGAGTCCTACAGTAATAGTTAGACTTTCCTTATAAAACTTTGTTATCAAGGAAATCATTGCACCATTCGTGCTTGCGTCAATCAAGCACCGTCTGTTCTTCTCACTCTCTCTCGCGAGTAAACGCAAGGTGTCCAGCGAGATTGCATGAAGCTCCGGTGACTTCAGGTTGTGGAGAAGTTTCATAACATGAGATTTGTTAAGAATAAGGCAATAGGTTAATGTAAAATCTCTAATTATGTATTATATCAAGTTAGGTGTATGCATCCATTACAAGTTAGaatataattttgttattttgaagCAATGATCAAGACATGCACATTCTAACTGTTATAAAATGGTTTTGTGAGTAATTGGATTGTTTCGGGTTCCTTTGTTATGGTTGGACAGTTTTACCCTTGTGTTATAGTTGGACAATTTTAACGTTTTTGTTATGGAATGGAATCAAGATTGGAATGGAATGAAGAATATAATGTAATTTAATAGATTGTGACATCAAGATTAGAACAGGAATGGAATGTAATGAAGATTGGAATGGAATCAAAAAATGAGCAGTAACATCAACTGCACAGGGAGATTGACTCCGGACAGGAACAGGTTGATTCCGGAACAGGGACAGAAAAGAGAACATGACCAATCACCAATTTGTTAACTTTTAAGAGCATGAACACCTCCCCTGAAAAATAACTTCAAATTTTCGAGTCAAACAAAAGAGAAACCGGAACATTATTATGTTGCATTTTTTTTTGGATGTTGACGATTTTGCCCTTGATGAACATTTGGGTTTTTAGCGCACCAAACAACCACCATTAAcagaaaaatgattataattACATGTTTTCAAGAGtacatttttctattttttatgatGTTGACGGTTTTGCCCTTGGTGAGGAATTGGGTTTTTAACACACCAAATGACCACCATTAACAGAAAATTGagtatatttatatgtttttgtcCAAACCAAAcaaaacttaacaaaaacaaacataaatTGAACCAAATAAAAGAAACAAAATCGAATGAAACAAACACATTACAGGTTGCATTTTTGTCTCAAAACAAGACAGTTTTGCCCGATACATGATAGTTAAGCTTTTTGAACTGATGTCTTCATGCTGACCAAATACACCAATATCACGACATATTGCTTCAGTTGTATTCTTGTTATCTCCTGTTATCACAATCGCTTGAATCCCAGCTGCTCTGCAATCTTCAATGGCTTGTCTAACTTCCTTACGTGGAGGATCCTTCACAGATAAATCAATACCGCCATTTACTTTAAGACATTGTACTTTGTAAATCTAAGTATAGAAATGAAGACTAAGCATATAGCTATTTACCCTGAGTCCAGCTTAGCCAACAAAGATCAAGTTAATTTCGATTGAAGAGTAATTTGTTGGATCAAGTAAAAGGTTATGCGCAGGATGATCTTCATCACCATTATATGTAGTGAACTATGGAGGATCTTCTTTGTATGCAAAACCCAAAACACGTAATGCAGAAAAGGAAAGATCGTTAAGGCTATCTAAGATAGTTTTTTTGACTTGTTGTCAAGTTCCACAACAGAACCGTCAAGTAATTGGAGGTAGGAACTCCTTTCCAACGGGAACTTATTCCTTCGACAAACAGATTAAACAACAAATCTTGATTAATTACCTTGTTTTCGTGAAGCTTCCCCTGATCGACGAAGATTTATGCTCCAGCCTGCTCCCTTTCTTCCTTTTAGTATGTCTGATGGCAGCTTACAAATGACGAAGGGTCTTCCTTAGGGTTTACAGGATAAATTAGAGAGGTTAGACAGTTTTAATATTAATAATGGTTAAAATGGACGTAAAATAAATATAATGGTTTATTTAGGCATTGAGGTAAAATATGGCTTTCCCAAAAAAGTATCTTGTTGTTGGTAAGGTTTGATTTGTTCTTTGAAGgtttaaaaagagaaaaaaaaaaaaaaaaaaaaaaaaaaaagaatgaagaAGGATATGAACGACTTGCTTCTTAAATGAAGAAAATGAGGCAAAATAAAAGGAGTAAAAAAGTACTCGGAAGGTCTTTATAACATGGTTTTCTAAAGTTTTTTTccttaaaatatttttaaaaatattttcaaactacattgctataattgggttTACTTTTAAAACAGCCCCCAAAAACACCGAAACACACATCTACAAGTTTAAGTGCAATGGGTTAGGTTGAGGCAATATGACAGAtaaaaaaacgaaacaaaaatgaccaaaatatgtCCAACACTTATGTGTATtgccaaaataaatgaaaaagaacGAATTGTTTCTCCTATGTTCACCTTTAAAGTAGGTGTAGTCAAAACAACtctaaaaattgatttttttttatcaacttCACATTTTAAGTCCCTATATATAGGTTATATGTACTAAGATGACACACTTTAAATTTATTTTACATTTCAACCTGACTAACATGTACCttaataacaatctactttaaaagTATGATGTTGTTTTTGATATAAATTTCATTCTTTTTTCTCTCAAAACTCTGTTGTATGTATTTTCtgtgtttatttatgtttgtCCTATTAAAACATGGcactttgaaattttttgaaatatCAATGTATTTTCATAGGTTTGTTGGTGTGTCACTGTTAGATATTGGGCGTGTTTGGTACAGAGTTTTTGGAAGtgtttgggagcttctagcttttagcttttgataaaacgctctagtttaaacaaaaagttttgTTTGACACTACGAgcgtttagtttttagttttaacaaaatgcttcgattctaaaagctacttcatgtagcgtttaacaaaacgctcctgaGCTTTTAaattaatttccataattacccttaaaactatatttatatatttatttatttttaatcaattgtccttttatgtaattttatatatttcaaaacttTCCAGCTACTTTTatcaaacattcatataacaaataaaagctacagcttcccgctaccagctacctgCTACACGCTACCAGCTAACCACTACCCACTTCCAGCTAaaagctacttttgccaaacacgctTACCTCTATAAAAATTTAGTGGCGCAAAGTTAATTTGATATTTGATTCTTAACTTAGATCATATAAGTAAACTGTGCCTATATTGATATTTGATTGCAACACTTTTTGCCTTTTTCATGAATTTAGAGGTGGTTATGTGGCATGATGAATGGATGCTTAGTGGGCATGTTTCGAATATTTGTTTGATTAGGATATATTTACTTTGGTCTTTGTTGGAATTTTAATTAAGTttcttttttttaagaaaatctaattgtttgtttttatttgtgtgttcttaGACTCCAATAacaggttttaatcatctttgtAACTTATCATCTCCTTTTGTCATATTAACTTGGTAAAAACAAACTAAGGTGGAAAAAATTTTGTGTGACCATAGATATGGGTATAGTtatcttataaaaattaaaaacaaatgtTTTCAATCATTTATAATATTTTATGTAAGTGAGAGGGTTAGATAAAATATAGCTTCTTTTATTATTTATAGCTTATTATAAATCTATAATCCTATTCTAACAAGTCTTGTATACTGTTTTAATAATGTAATTATAacataaaatgtaaattttaaaacataattattgtATATAAAATCATCTATTACATGTTAAATAACgttaaacaaaaacaaataagaaaTATCTTTTAATAAAGGATTTTACATGGTTTTggctttcttttttttaaatatatatgatGCAAATACAGATTTTATGATACTAAATTCTAACCACAAACCTCATTCAAAAAAATGTTATTTCCAGCTTTTAAATTAACAGAAATTTTCAATAGACAGAATTACAATACTTCTAACAAAAAatgaagtacaatgttataatctATAGAGTGACTAATAAACAAGAATGTTGCTGAGAGGATATCCAAATATGCAGGTTTAAAACGGattaaaaactgaaaataaaacATTGAGCGGCTGGAGAcaattattattcttttttaAAACATCTCAAAAACTCCCCACTGGAAATACCCTATTAAGAACATTACTAGACATCTAGAATCTAGAATACACATGAATTTCTAACATAAGACAACATCGACATAAAACTATATAGTTCAATGAACACGTGAAAACTAACGATATTCAACAAAgcacaaaaaaaaaagtaaagcaAGTCCAATCATATGTGCCATTCAACTACCATCCCAAATCAACCAAAAGAAGATGAAAACCCTGATTTTTACATCtcaaaaacacatcaaaaaaacAGCAGACAAAAACAACCAAAAGACAAGTGATCTCAATCCCTACAAAAGACATTCAAtgtaaaaatcaataaaaaccaTAATACCTAAAACCCTACAAGCTACACCAATTCCAATTTCTACGATCCAGATTTATTATCACCAATGCTGGACTTTGGTGTGTTAGAATTAATAGACAGATTCCGTGTAAGATTTATAAGAGAAGATGTCGGATCCTTCAACCCATTGCTTTCTCctgattttaaattctaaaaaacaaaaaaaaaatacaacattatataataaacaaaagcaCATTGCTATTTCTTCAGTATTAAATTAATTACCTCTGTTTGAAAAGCAGCTTTACTAATCCGTTTTGCTTTAAGCATCTTCTCCCTGTTCTCATAAAAGCTCAAATCATCTAACAGAGACGTTTTCGCCGAATAGCTTTTGAAAATTTCAAgcatctccaaaccttgttttaAACCAACCtaaacaaaatatataaaattcaatACAATATTCATTAATAAAAAAACAAGTAGAATGtgaaaacatttttaaaaaaattacctCTTGAGTGTCTCTAGTGTATGTAACAGGTCTATTGTCATTGTTTTCAAGAATTATGTGTCTCAAAAGCGTGTTAGGAACATCCTTCACAACATGCCATTTAACTGGAAAAAAACCATTCCATTTATCAAGCTGCCAAAAATCCATATTCTTTTCATAATCAACTGATCCAATCATTTCAGCAACACCGACAAATTGCCCACTACCATTAAcctgaaaaataaaattttaaattaaacaataattcaaaaaaaaaaaaaaaaaagtagactATCAATATCACTtacagaaaagaaaagaaaaacattagTTTTTCCTTCAGCATCACGATAAGCAGCATCTAACTTCTTGTTTCCATTTGGTGTACTTGACCAAACATCATATTTAATGCTTTTGTGAACATCATCTTCACTGTATGATTTGATGACATAGAATTTTGCATGATCATACTTTGTCTGAAACTCTTCAAGATTGTATTTATCGCGTCTCAATGAGAACCCAACTTTTTCTTCCTCAATATGTGAATTTACGCTTTGTGCCCTTGGGCCACGTGTAAGTTCTTCAGATTCTCCATTGTTGTATGACTTTTCACGTGGTTTGTATCTTTCGTTTTCATTCCAAAGTCTACCCCCAGAAGAATAGTTCATTGAGTAGTTTGAAAATAGAGCTTGATTTGGGTAAGAAAATGATGAGAAGTTTCCAGATTGTTGGTACCCTTTTTGAAGACCCCCAGATTGATATGCAGAATTCAACTGAAAcaaaatcatataaaaaacaaaaacatttcATTTGCCTTTCTTTCTATTAGACTATTACACAACTTTTTTTAGCTCAAATAATCAACAAATACCTTGTTGAGAGATCTGAAATGCTGTGACTGAAGGATCGACTTAGGAACAGAAGGTGTGGAATGTTGGCTTGACTTCATGTCCAAAGGGTAATTCAGAGATTTTCCAGTGTAAAAATTCATGGTTCTTTTGGAGTTCAAATCATTTGCTTTCATCCCATTTGATCCAGTAACAGATTTTGCACCAAAAGATGAGTAACATGGCATGGCTTCTGATGAAGAAAagtagggttgttgttgttgttgatgttgttgatgttgttgttgttgttgttgttgttgtgcatCAACACCCATATAAGCTCCAGTAGCATAAGGATTATAGCTTGGCATATAGTAAAGAAGTGAaccattatcagagtaaacagcCCCATTGGAATTCATTTGACCAGATACATCTAGTTGACTATATGTTCCATTGTGTCCTAGTATAAATAAACAATCAAACCAAATAAATAATTTTCTGAAAATTAAACCATACAATATAaagatatataattatatatgtatatataactcATGTGAAGTGTAACCATGAAACTTCTTACCTGGATACTGGTAATCATAACAGCTTGTAGATGAATAGTGAGCACCTTGATCTGAAACTGCTTTGTTTCCATTGCCAACACCACCTTTTGCAGAAGAATCATGAACTCCTGATGATGAAGAGGACACACCTGAAACTATGACATCTTTTCTTGAACCCTAAAACAAGAATTTTAATAATATTTCAGAGAAATACAGTAATAttaacaaaagaaaacaaaggagTGAAGTTTAAAAAACTGTATTACCAGATTTTGATCGTCTCTTTTGGCTAATGAGTCAGCTGTTTAAGAGAGTTAAGCAAAATCATAGAATCAATGGACAAAAACAAGTTAAACCACGACTTAAGAGGCATGACATTATGATACATTCTCAACTATTTATGGAATAATTATCTGTGATTCCTACTAAAATTCAATGTGCCAATTCTAGGTTTTTGATTGATTTCAAAATGCTGAACAAACCTAAATCTAGAGTCTTATGAATAATGATCATGATATGAACAAAGTTTTCCCCATAATAATCAATTTTGACGATCAAAAccacaaatatatataaaaagcAAAAAATAAAACAGATTACAAGTCCTAAACTGCGACATGCATACAATATGGTACTGATAAAGGGAATATAGAAAGGATACATTGCACAATTTTCTTGTCGCCCGGCATATTAATCTTTGAAAATTATTATTATCACCTGAAAATCACTAACTTTGGAAGTGTTAAACGAATAAATTTCAGAATCGTATGAAAATTTGAAATATAAAGTGACGTTCTTTATGCTAAAAGATGTGTCAGTTTCAGAGAAAAAAAATATGCGATTCTATATAGATAGAAAGAACAAGATTCTTGAAACACGAAGCAAATTGAAAGTAAAATTCAAAATCGGTGGCCAATTTCTACAATTGTTAACAAAGAAGAACATACACGGCATGTACTCGTAAGAATAATATCAACATCAATAACAAAATTGGTAATAATTACCAAAAACAAATATTACAAAATATCATCTTTTTCTCTGAATCGGCACAGTTCAAATAAATTAACTTGCAGAGAAGTATATGCAAAAATAATCCCTTTCGAAAAACATTGTACTTGAATCAACACAAAAATGCATTAGACTTCAGTTGGACGATAATTATCGTTTGAAGAAAGTGGCAAAAACAAAAATCGATCGTCCATGGAAAAAAAACTTTACTAAAACCAGATTATCGAAAAGAAAATTAAGTTTCTAAAAAATAACACTTCTCTTTTCAAGGAAAACACAATAGCATGGAGAAAAGAAGTCAAAAACTTGAACGGAAAATGACGTAGAGAATGATCACCGGCAGAAGGCGGCAGAAAAACCGCCGGTGGTTGGACGGGAAACCGTGGTGAAAAGATGGAGGCGGTGGAGGGGAGAATTGCGTGTGTTTTGCGTTGGAAGGGTAGAAGAGTGTGGGCGGGTTTGAAGAGGGGATTGCTAAACCCCTAAATTTAGATCCAACGGCCAATACTTTTTTGTGAAATTTAAGAGGGAGGTTATCTGGACGGTTGGATGTGAGTGGGTGTTTCGGTTACCTGAAGGTGCATAGGATGTGAGAAAAGCTTTTTGAATTCTCGGATGACTTGCAAACTTACGAGAACATCCCTTCGTCTTGTTGATGTTTTCATTTGTCACCCACTCACTAGGATATTTAACCCTCATAAAATCGTataggataatgacttaaaagggtaatatatttttcgatttttacaTATTTAGTCACTGGGttttttttcgtccatatttactccttcaacttgttaaactgtacacatccaGTCCTTATAACCGGTTACTCCAGGTTAAGcgagaaaaatgacttaatagggtaatatatttctcattttgtacacatttagtccttaatatttttgtacacatttagtccttaatattttttttgtttctaaataagtcatttttgtttttgtacgcATTCAGTGCTTATGAataatttctttaggtttttctcacgacatcttacgtgggaTAATCATTGATGAAGTGTGTACGGTTGTTAATGTTTATGTGTAACGTCTCATTTTtacaaccaaaaattttcatttttaaataaagcaaaatccctaattataaatccattattaagaaaaaaacgttttttccaaaatacatttatcgaaaatcagagtaatataagaaacACAAAATCCTCAATActgttgatgagtgtgtataATCATGCATTCGCCTTTCCACGATCGAcgatagaacctgaaaacataaacaactgggtaagcacaaagtttaatgAATTTTCCCCAAAATAGTCGATACAACAAACGCATTATCATGCATAACGAGCCCACGCTCATCATATTGGAATACCATGTCTCAATCAGTTATCTGAatggaatgccaacatgcaacaggtccaatcagtcatcagactggaatacccagAGTTTGTCAGCATGCCGCCTTAACCCAGCCGCTCTTCTCAAGCCTTCGTGCCTACACCTTACAGTCGGCCCACACCagatatcttggcctacaacatataGCAGGACCACCTCATCCTATCCCACCACCATATGGCTATCCCATGTAAGATGTCATGAGAAAAACCTaaataaatcattcataagtactaaattagtacaaaaacaaaaatgacttattgtgtaacaaaaaaaatattaaggactaaatgtgtgcaaaaatattaaggactaaatgtgcacaaagtgataaatatattaccctattaagtcatttttaccggctaacatgaagtaaccggtcataagggctacatgtgtacagtttaacaagttaaaggggataaatgtggacgaaaataaaagtcagtgactaaatgtgtacaaaaaaaatacattacccttttaagtcattatcccaatcACATATCAATCATATTTGGTCATTGTATTTGTCAACAAATTAGTGGTTTAAGTCCCTAAACTTTTAGTTTTGTATAAATGGTCCTTATGAACATATTTTGTCGTGGGTTGGAGCGTTGCttttaacttttattaaattGCAGTCATTAGGTCAAACACATGCCCCTCACATAAGGGTCATTATGTTTTTTTACCTTTCATATATATCCTGCTATTTTAATTGATCTTCACCCTTCCTTTCTTCTTCCTTATACAAACGCTGAAAGGGAAATTTTTTAACCATCATTCTATGAACGTGTAACATCATGTTTGTGGGACTAAAAGTTTTGGGTTTTTTGGTAAAAGCTAAAAAAAAGTGAAATAAATAAACTGAAGTGAAATAAATGAAATGAATATTTTTGaacaataacaataataactttgtcaataaattaaataaaaactatgatAGAGTTTGGGCGTCGGATGAAAACTCTTAAAGTTTAGAGACCAAAAGTGACAGGTTGGGAAAACTTGTGTTTGACCCAAGAATTTGACCAAATAAACATTTAGGACCGATTTTGTACAGGTTAAGATAGGGGATTTTGGAAGGGgggccaaaaatgtcaaattGCCaaattgtagcacccggttcctgatatgtattttatttaagtattttgcatCTTTGgcctgggactcagcgagttgaaggcccaaatcgtcgagtagaagcAGACTTTATACGGGATTTAAAtgacgaactcgtcgagtcggcttccagactcgacgagtagactctaactggacaaaaccctaatctaagggtttgcaccctatttaagcatctcatccaGCCACCCTTCGTCCCTATTGCCCTCAGAACTCTTCATATCAAACCCTACTCGTTTGTGTAACGATCTAAGCCTTTGTGGtggtttttggtggttttggaaCATAAGAAGGAAGAGAAAGGCTTGACGGATCAAGAGAAGACCAAGGGAGTTCAAGTTTGTGCATCATTTGCAGCtcctagaaggtataaagtcgataccttGCTTGTTCTTTtgctagatccctttttggggagaaTTAGGGCTTTTATAAACCATTCTTGgtaaccaaccatgattgcaagcatggttggggttGAGGCTTCGGATCTAGGTCCATGAAGGAGTTACAAGGCAAAAaagggttgcttttgcacccatggaaGCCCCCATGCAACTTAAGAGTCTcttttagagccttttaggctcaaagtcccatgcatgcacgtaaagttcgtaactttacgtgctagatcgagtttagggaccTAGATATATCATTTGGACAAGAGTTGTACATCAAAAATTGAAGAAATAGACTTGGACAGTATCGACTCGGCGattcgttcttgggactcgacgagtccgaggttAGGCTTCccttttatgttatgattcaaagAGACCTAGTTGAGTGTCAGAAAAGGTTTTAGAGGGTCCAGGGGAGTGACCCAAACGTATTGGGATAAGCCATAGTcctggagttcataggactcggtgagtggatgagccgactcggcgagtccaaggcaatctcccaactctgaagatgaactcgacgagttgttcatatcaTACAAATTCGTGAGTCGAGGACAGGACTGGTTCATAAGatgaggatgaactcgacgagttgttcatacaactcgacatgtcggatgaaggttcattcgatgttcgtatagaaggagaactcgtcgagtcattcctAAACTCAACGAGTAGAGTCGTAGATGAGGATAGTTAAAAGgatagggactcaacgagttggcggcccaactcgcgcgagtcaggtcaactggaagttgactttgactttgacttagtcaggggtaaaatagacattttaccctaagagtggATATCATgttctgactgagtgttttgtggggattatagtcggaggatttccggagcagccgcAGACAGAGATTTCCCGCACAGGTTATCAACAACTActcatacgaggtgagttaccttccagtagcgatgggtctacggccacaatgtcggcccaccagtaggagttgtatgttagatgattgtctttgtgatattcatctatgtttgctactacctgatacgttatgtgccagtatgatatgatgttatatgccagtagcagtaggggagatagtccccaagatttcCGGTCGATAGAGCCAAAGAGGGGTAGTCATACTAGATAGAATATGATTATGCGATacatattatgtggtagtagtagagggatGAAATAGTACCTAGTAtccggtcgataggaccgaagaGGTAGGccgacacccagatatgctaggcagtatctggtcgacaagaccgaaggggtaggccagcacccagatatgctaggcaatgttcGGTCGACATGACCGAAGGGgaagccagcacccagatatgctaggtagtatccggtcgacaggaccgaaggggtaggtcagaTACCCATagatgcctgacaatatatgtatgttatgtgattgtatggtatgtggtacgatgggggaactcactaagcttcgtgcttacagtttacaatttcggtttcaggtacctcttcagcgaaggagaaggagctggcgcggtagcagcacatcatacacacgCATTGATTTTCCGCACttgagatattctgggattgtactctgacatgttgttattttatgatttgggttttcagacatgatatgTTGATTTATGGAATGATATATTTCTACGTAGTTTTCTTATGAATGTATTATACTcagttaattaaaatgaaattttttggacttgaaatttgggatgttacaaattggtattagaggcctggtttgagggattcggacacaccctcgggggtgtctggactcaaatcgagggattaaaagcttTTACAAGAACATGGTTTTCTAAAAGATAAGTTAAacgagttttgagaaagaacaaagtGGGTGATGTACGCGACCGACCAAGCTCAaataagtattccccaaagtacccatgcaagtttatgttatgtttatcggctttagtagaacaacatgttaGCATAGGACTAAGGAtataggaatgatgccttatgtgcctgctttatgtgtttcaacttatgagaattgcatgctagtattgagtagaaagaagtaggatagcctgtataggttatgcctgatagta includes these proteins:
- the LOC111878013 gene encoding YTH domain-containing protein ECT1 codes for the protein MPGDKKIVQSDSLAKRDDQNLGSRKDVIVSGVSSSSSGVHDSSAKGGVGNGNKAVSDQGAHYSSTSCYDYQYPGHNGTYSQLDVSGQMNSNGAVYSDNGSLLYYMPSYNPYATGAYMGVDAQQQQQQQQHQQHQQQQQPYFSSSEAMPCYSSFGAKSVTGSNGMKANDLNSKRTMNFYTGKSLNYPLDMKSSQHSTPSVPKSILQSQHFRSLNKLNSAYQSGGLQKGYQQSGNFSSFSYPNQALFSNYSMNYSSGGRLWNENERYKPREKSYNNGESEELTRGPRAQSVNSHIEEEKVGFSLRRDKYNLEEFQTKYDHAKFYVIKSYSEDDVHKSIKYDVWSSTPNGNKKLDAAYRDAEGKTNVFLFFSVNGSGQFVGVAEMIGSVDYEKNMDFWQLDKWNGFFPVKWHVVKDVPNTLLRHIILENNDNRPVTYTRDTQEVGLKQGLEMLEIFKSYSAKTSLLDDLSFYENREKMLKAKRISKAAFQTENLKSGESNGLKDPTSSLINLTRNLSINSNTPKSSIGDNKSGS